From one Marmota flaviventris isolate mMarFla1 chromosome 1, mMarFla1.hap1, whole genome shotgun sequence genomic stretch:
- the Pdhb gene encoding pyruvate dehydrogenase E1 component subunit beta, mitochondrial codes for MAAVPGLVRRPLQQVSGLLRRRFHRTTPAALQMTVRDAINQGMDEELERDEKVFLLGEEVAQYDGAYKVSRGLWKKYGDKRIIDTPISEMGFAGIAVGAAMAGLRPICEFMTFNFSMQAIDQVINSAAKTYYMSGGLQCVPIVFRGPNGASAGVAAQHSQCFAAWYGHCPGLKVVSPWNSEDAKGLIKSAIRDNNPVVVLENELMYGVPFEFPTEAQSKDFLIPIGKAKVERQGTHITVVSHSRPVGHCLEAATVLSKEGIECEVINMRTIRPMDIDTIEASVMKTNHLITVEGGWPQFGVGAEICARIMEGPAFNFLDAPAVRVTGADVPMPYAKILEDNSVPQVKDIIFAIKKTLNI; via the exons ATGGCGGCGGTACCGGGGCTGGTGCGGAGACCCCTTCAGCAG GTCTCCGGGCTGCTGAGGAGGCGCTTTCATCGGACCACGCCGGCCGCCCTGCAG ATGACAGTTCGCGATGCTATCAATCAAGGTATGGATGAGGAACTGGAAAGAGATGAGAAGGTATTTCTTCTTGGGGAAGAAGTTGCCCAGTATGACGGGGCATACAAG GTTAGCCGAGGCCTGTGGAAGAAATATGGAGACAAAAGGATTATAGATACTCCCATATCTGAG ATGGGCTTTGCTGGAATTGCTGTTGGTGCAGCTATG GCTGGTTTGCGACCCATTTGTGAATTTATGACCTTTAATTTCTCCATGCAAGCCATTGACCAGGTTATAAATTCAGCTGCCAAGACCTACTATATGTCAGGGGGCCTCCAGTGTGTGCCCATAGTCTTCAGGGGGCCCAATGGTGCCTCAGCAGGTGTAGCTGCCCAGCACTCACAGTGCTTTGCTGCGTGGTATGGGCACTGCCCAGGCTTGAAGGTGGTCAGCCCCTGGAATTCAGAAGATGCGAAAGGACTCATCAAATCAGCCATTCGAGATAACAATCCAG tGGTGGTACTAGAGAATGAATTGATGTACGGAGTTCCTTTTGAATTTCCTACAGAAGCTCAATCAAAAGATTTTCTGATTCCTATCGGAAAAGCCAAAGTAGAAAGGCAAG GGACACATATAACGGTGGTTTCCCACTCCAGACCTGTGGGCCACTGCTTAGAAGCTGCTACGGTGCTATCTAAAGAGGGAATTGAATGTGAG GTGATAAATATGCGTACCATCAGACCAATGGACATTGACACCATAGAAGCCAGTGTCATGAAGACAAATCATCTCATAACTGTGGAAGGAGGCTGGCCACAATTCGGAGTAGGAGCTGAAATTTGTGCCAGGATCATGGAAG GCCCTGCATTCAATTTCCTGGATGCTCCTGCTGTTCGAGTCACTGGTGCTGACGTCCCTATGCCTTATGCAAAGATTCTAGAAGACAACTCTGTACCTCAGGTCAAGGACATCATATTTGccataaagaaaacattaaatatctAG